Proteins encoded together in one Variovorax paradoxus EPS window:
- the acpS gene encoding holo-ACP synthase produces MIYGIGTDICDLRRIAATFERQGERFARKVLSDGEFAVWQARSARWPKRGLSYLATRFSAKEAFSKAIGLGMRMPMTWRLCEIANLRSGKPVIVLHGELKDWFEAKGLTAHVTVTDETEYAASFVVVEHKDIKNEA; encoded by the coding sequence ATGATCTACGGCATCGGCACCGACATCTGCGACCTGCGCCGCATCGCCGCGACCTTCGAGCGCCAGGGCGAACGGTTCGCGCGCAAGGTGCTGAGCGATGGCGAATTCGCGGTCTGGCAAGCCCGCAGTGCGCGCTGGCCCAAGCGCGGCCTGAGCTACTTGGCTACCCGTTTCTCGGCCAAGGAAGCCTTCAGCAAGGCAATCGGCCTTGGCATGCGCATGCCGATGACCTGGCGTCTCTGCGAGATCGCCAACCTGCGCAGCGGCAAGCCGGTCATCGTGCTGCACGGCGAGCTCAAGGACTGGTTCGAGGCCAAGGGCCTCACTGCCCACGTCACGGTGACCGACGAAACTGAATACGCCGCAAGCTTCGTCGTGGTGGAGCATAAAGACATCAAGAACGAAGCATGA
- the nagZ gene encoding beta-N-acetylhexosaminidase yields the protein MTATTTSSIHAPLIIDVAGTELNDADRRRLANPLVGGVIHFTRNWQDRAQMTALNAEIKAIRPDLLICVDHEGGRVQRFRTDGFTHLPSMRSLGELWMRDAMRATQAATAAGQVLAGELRACGIDFSFAPVLDLDYGGSSVIGDRSFHRDPRVVSLLAKSVMHGMLQMGMRNCGKHFPGHGFVNADSHVEIPVDRRSLKAILADDAKPYDWLAGTLAAVMPAHVIYPKVDARPAGFSSKWLQDVLRIRLGFDGAIFSDDLSMEAGRYIDGELLSFTDAALAALDAGCDLAMVCNQSIIGAGLPLDALLEGFGAMAAAGRWKGAAASEARRRALLPFPDALEWPALVASKNYTSALRLLAAELVLLLPVRS from the coding sequence ATGACCGCGACAACGACCAGTAGCATCCACGCGCCGCTCATCATCGATGTGGCGGGCACCGAACTCAACGACGCCGACCGCCGGCGCCTTGCAAACCCGCTGGTCGGCGGCGTGATTCATTTCACCCGCAACTGGCAGGACCGCGCGCAGATGACCGCGCTCAATGCCGAGATCAAGGCGATTCGCCCCGACCTGCTGATCTGCGTCGACCACGAGGGCGGGCGCGTGCAGCGCTTTCGCACGGACGGGTTCACGCACCTGCCATCGATGCGTTCGCTCGGTGAGTTGTGGATGCGCGACGCCATGCGCGCCACGCAGGCCGCGACGGCGGCGGGGCAGGTGCTCGCCGGTGAACTGCGGGCCTGCGGCATCGACTTCAGCTTTGCACCGGTGCTCGACCTGGATTACGGCGGCAGCAGCGTGATCGGCGACCGCAGCTTCCACCGCGACCCGCGCGTGGTGTCGCTGTTGGCCAAGAGCGTGATGCACGGCATGCTGCAGATGGGCATGCGCAATTGCGGGAAGCACTTTCCGGGGCATGGGTTTGTGAATGCGGACTCGCATGTCGAGATTCCGGTCGACAGGCGCAGCCTCAAGGCAATCCTGGCCGATGACGCCAAGCCCTACGACTGGCTCGCCGGCACGCTTGCCGCCGTGATGCCGGCGCACGTCATCTATCCCAAGGTCGATGCGCGGCCGGCGGGCTTTTCTTCGAAGTGGCTGCAGGACGTGCTGCGCATCCGGCTCGGCTTCGATGGCGCGATCTTCAGTGACGACCTGAGCATGGAGGCGGGACGGTACATCGATGGCGAGCTGTTGAGCTTCACCGATGCGGCGTTGGCGGCGCTGGATGCGGGATGCGACCTGGCCATGGTCTGCAATCAAAGCATCATCGGTGCGGGACTGCCGTTGGATGCATTGCTCGAGGGGTTCGGCGCGATGGCGGCCGCAGGTCGTTGGAAGGGTGCAGCAGCGAGCGAAGCTCGGCGGCGCGCGCTTCTGCCTTTCCCCGATGCCCTCGAATGGCCAGCGCTTGTGGCTTCGAAGAACTACACCAGCGCCCTGCGACTGTTGGCCGCCGAGCTGGTGCTTCTCTTGCCGGTCAGGTCCTGA
- a CDS encoding glycosyltransferase family A protein: MTLPRLNFTSLSSEEICGDIVRSYQLAAQRLGYPTSYTPANIDPGAINILFFFWNIPWKSIAPFHPNCIVVNFEPMVEGSHSWNDNYLEVLKNAYLWEYSQSNFQRYRELGYRNADYVALGWEPDAAKIVPLSDVLPDSEQDIDVVFFGSFTQRRIDILDALTRRGLRLKTTRDRSWSLQERDNYLRRAKLVLNLHNWDDSRVVEMPRLSILLRHRKAVVCELYPDSEVAPSIREAVVGAPYDRLVDTIEALLADAPRRARLERDGLERASLPLSPPDVGPALERFLTWRAQQPDRITPAVMPRVTICMTIGDTPDDWQSSLQSWSRQRDVALELIVVVAGSRRDVAEAAARAGIQNVQLISMPVACDRPTARNIALAQAKGEYIVFSDAGDSAPVERLQRQAALLESCPGVDIVGCWCEAQAATLCFAQRHHEILTEYLGPAPLMLSACMIRREFLERSGVRHDPEFTVHDDRHMLCKCAVAGGQFSVIPELLHRPAAMGPPGDPARAASFDSRARVLMLRHLLPHCSSEALDQIAQLYAQWWPPQLDFAQRLLATLAHACAMPASSVQPPVVEHEMLTRALRNGALRLLQVFFEAGLADKPWLEARFTDPEIARFLAPLANQLPVRPFRT, translated from the coding sequence ATGACGCTTCCACGGCTGAACTTCACTTCGCTGTCCTCGGAGGAAATCTGCGGCGACATCGTCAGGAGCTATCAGCTTGCCGCGCAGCGGCTGGGCTATCCCACGAGCTACACACCAGCCAACATCGATCCGGGTGCGATCAACATCTTGTTCTTCTTCTGGAATATTCCGTGGAAGTCCATCGCGCCGTTTCATCCGAATTGCATCGTCGTCAACTTCGAGCCGATGGTGGAAGGCTCGCATTCCTGGAACGACAACTATCTAGAAGTGCTCAAGAACGCCTACCTTTGGGAGTACAGCCAGAGCAATTTCCAGCGCTATCGCGAACTCGGCTACAGGAATGCCGACTACGTCGCACTGGGTTGGGAACCGGACGCTGCGAAGATCGTCCCATTGAGCGATGTTCTGCCCGACAGCGAGCAGGATATCGACGTCGTCTTTTTCGGATCGTTCACGCAGCGGCGCATCGACATCCTGGACGCGCTGACCCGCCGGGGCCTGCGGTTGAAAACCACGCGCGATCGCTCGTGGTCGCTGCAGGAGCGCGACAACTATTTGCGCCGTGCAAAACTCGTGTTGAACCTGCACAACTGGGACGACTCGCGCGTGGTCGAGATGCCGCGCTTGTCCATCCTTCTGCGTCATCGCAAGGCCGTGGTCTGTGAGCTCTATCCCGACAGTGAAGTCGCACCTTCAATTCGCGAAGCGGTGGTCGGGGCACCGTACGACAGGCTGGTCGACACCATCGAGGCATTGCTCGCCGACGCGCCGCGCCGTGCGCGACTCGAACGCGACGGACTCGAAAGAGCCAGCCTTCCACTGTCGCCGCCGGACGTGGGGCCTGCGCTGGAGCGGTTCCTGACCTGGCGGGCGCAGCAGCCGGATCGCATCACGCCGGCGGTGATGCCGCGCGTGACGATCTGCATGACGATCGGGGACACGCCCGATGACTGGCAATCGAGCCTGCAGAGCTGGTCGCGGCAGCGTGACGTCGCGCTCGAACTCATCGTCGTCGTGGCAGGCAGTCGGCGGGACGTGGCTGAAGCCGCTGCACGAGCAGGCATTCAGAACGTCCAGCTGATCTCGATGCCCGTGGCGTGCGACCGCCCCACGGCACGAAACATCGCCCTTGCGCAGGCCAAGGGGGAGTACATCGTCTTTTCCGACGCAGGCGATAGTGCCCCGGTCGAACGCCTGCAGCGGCAAGCCGCTCTGCTAGAAAGCTGTCCCGGCGTGGACATCGTGGGCTGCTGGTGCGAAGCGCAAGCGGCGACCCTGTGTTTCGCTCAACGGCATCACGAAATCCTGACAGAGTATTTAGGCCCGGCGCCACTGATGCTGTCGGCCTGCATGATCCGTCGCGAGTTCCTTGAGCGCAGCGGGGTGCGGCACGATCCCGAATTCACTGTTCACGACGATCGCCACATGCTCTGCAAGTGTGCAGTGGCCGGCGGCCAGTTTTCGGTGATCCCTGAATTGCTTCATCGTCCCGCGGCGATGGGTCCTCCAGGCGATCCGGCACGAGCGGCGTCGTTCGATTCGCGGGCTCGCGTGCTGATGCTCAGGCATCTCCTGCCGCACTGCAGCTCGGAGGCTCTCGACCAGATTGCGCAGCTCTATGCACAGTGGTGGCCTCCGCAACTTGACTTTGCGCAGCGCCTGCTGGCGACGCTCGCACATGCCTGCGCGATGCCGGCGTCGTCCGTCCAGCCGCCGGTGGTCGAGCACGAAATGCTGACGCGTGCGCTGAGGAATGGCGCATTGCGGCTGTTGCAGGTGTTCTTTGAGGCCGGGCTGGCAGACAAGCCGTGGCTGGAAGCACGGTTCACGGACCCGGAGATCGCGCGGTTTCTTGCGCCTCTCGCGAACCAGTTGCCGGTTCGCCCTTTCAGGACCTGA
- a CDS encoding M48 family metallopeptidase, giving the protein MKYLAGYPPALLDQVRQLMAEDSLGALLRKRYAGIHDIRTDRALYAYASELKSEFMRKAEPLSKAVFDNKLHVIRNALGTHTTIARVQGSKLKVKREIRVASLFKEVPLEWLRMIVVHELAHTREKDHDKHFYALCTHMEPDYHRFELDLRLYLTHLDSGGPSPWQDMASARPATV; this is encoded by the coding sequence GTGAAATACCTCGCCGGTTATCCGCCAGCGCTGCTCGACCAGGTGCGACAGCTGATGGCGGAAGATTCTTTGGGCGCCCTGCTGCGCAAGCGCTATGCCGGCATCCATGACATTCGCACCGATCGCGCCCTCTATGCGTATGCGAGCGAACTCAAGAGCGAGTTCATGCGCAAGGCCGAGCCCCTGTCCAAGGCTGTTTTCGACAACAAGCTGCATGTGATCCGCAATGCGCTGGGCACACATACCACCATTGCCCGCGTGCAGGGAAGCAAGCTCAAGGTCAAGCGCGAGATTCGGGTGGCGAGCCTATTCAAGGAAGTCCCCCTCGAATGGCTGCGCATGATCGTCGTCCACGAACTTGCCCACACCAGGGAAAAGGACCATGACAAGCACTTCTACGCACTTTGCACCCACATGGAGCCGGACTATCACCGCTTCGAGCTCGATCTCAGGCTGTACCTGACTCACCTGGACTCCGGAGGGCCATCGCCTTGGCAGGACATGGCCAGCGCCCGGCCGGCAACCGTTTGA
- a CDS encoding Hsp70 family protein, producing the protein MTLSHKPAIGIDFGTSNSAISCVLDDGVARLLPVEGTATTLPTAVFFNAEDRSTHFGREAVALYLAGVEGRLMRSLKSLLGSPLMQEQTAVYNGSVSFEDIIARFLRELLDRAEQELGQRPERIVVGRPVHFVDDDSKRDARAEESLRHAARAAGVRDVSFQLEPIAAAFDYEQRVTRESTILIVDIGGGTSDFTVVRLGPERALRADRSDDILATSGVHIGGTDFDQRLNLERVMPLLGLRHIGAQGREVPSKVFFDLSSWHLINWLYVPKATRQARELRTSYSDVRLHNRLMRVLDERHGHRIASEVEQAKIDASVTDAGVRIDLSFFEQGLASSLVPADMTHQLAGLLDNVVACAHACVKRAGLRSGELSAIYLTGGSSALRPFQRALRASFAGVPLVEGDLMGGVAAGLAYAARSL; encoded by the coding sequence ATGACTCTTTCCCACAAACCGGCAATCGGCATCGATTTCGGCACCTCGAACTCGGCCATTTCCTGCGTACTCGACGACGGAGTCGCCCGGTTGCTCCCCGTCGAAGGAACCGCGACCACGCTGCCAACCGCAGTCTTCTTCAATGCCGAAGACCGCAGCACGCATTTCGGCCGCGAAGCGGTCGCGCTGTACCTCGCGGGCGTCGAAGGCCGCCTCATGCGCTCGCTGAAAAGCCTGCTCGGCAGCCCGCTGATGCAGGAGCAGACGGCTGTCTACAACGGGTCCGTCAGTTTCGAGGACATCATCGCGCGCTTCCTGCGCGAGCTGCTCGACCGCGCCGAACAGGAACTCGGCCAGCGCCCCGAACGCATCGTGGTCGGACGGCCGGTGCATTTCGTCGACGACGACAGCAAGCGCGATGCGCGCGCCGAAGAGAGCCTGCGCCACGCTGCGCGCGCCGCGGGCGTGCGCGACGTCTCCTTTCAGCTCGAGCCGATCGCCGCGGCGTTCGACTACGAACAGCGCGTGACCCGCGAGTCGACGATCCTGATCGTGGACATCGGTGGCGGCACCTCCGACTTCACCGTGGTGCGCCTGGGTCCGGAGCGCGCACTGCGGGCCGACCGCAGCGATGACATCTTGGCCACGAGCGGGGTGCATATCGGCGGTACCGACTTCGACCAGCGGCTGAACCTGGAGCGAGTGATGCCCCTGCTCGGCCTGCGGCACATCGGCGCACAGGGTCGCGAGGTGCCGAGCAAGGTCTTCTTCGACCTCTCCTCCTGGCACCTGATCAACTGGCTCTATGTGCCGAAGGCGACGCGCCAAGCCAGGGAGCTGCGCACCAGCTACAGCGATGTCCGCCTCCACAACCGCCTGATGAGGGTGCTCGACGAGCGGCACGGCCACCGCATCGCCAGCGAGGTGGAACAAGCCAAGATCGACGCCTCGGTCACCGATGCCGGGGTGCGCATTGACCTCTCGTTCTTCGAGCAGGGCCTGGCCTCCAGCCTTGTGCCCGCCGACATGACCCATCAGCTCGCGGGCCTCCTCGACAACGTGGTGGCTTGCGCGCATGCCTGCGTGAAGCGCGCGGGCCTGCGCAGCGGCGAACTCAGCGCCATCTATCTCACGGGCGGTTCCTCGGCACTGAGGCCTTTCCAGCGCGCCCTGCGCGCGAGTTTCGCCGGCGTGCCGCTGGTGGAGGGCGACCTGATGGGGGGCGTTGCGGCCGGCCTCGCCTACGCGGCGCGCTCGCTGTGA
- a CDS encoding galactosyl transferase GMA12/MNN10 family protein — MTFFDRLEEPVLRNHAHYCRKFGYPHAWIEVDRLSHPALRDSAKYSEMLRRLRTLEEGDWLLFLDDHSVIFHPMPVETLMAGRNLLVVDGPGGLPLTNMMILRNTAANRALLYSLITAVGSVLALVSPYLDESTLLRPAGMLECNALINDCYVNVSWRITSWFNARIFVVNLDVLRTLQPDGRVTQDMLHDINLQRLLVRRVNAALIDAEPVLLPPAYPPISEDAVTSINEGAPIAFVTLYTHHINTYARVSEHNVRRYCERHGYAYHVYRGIPAELDPAINGTWVKSWLVRRHLPQHQWVIWIDADILFVNQSRRVDPLLEGRELLLAKDIGNWAFNAGVMGFRNTERNAGLLTCIWERITTVDDKSTVYSSQGDQFYTNEVLQEQGLVGEDCVLDNLSINTPPQLATDESLLVHFVNLGEPYRSVYMADLDARSQRQG; from the coding sequence GTGACATTCTTCGACCGGCTGGAAGAGCCGGTCCTGCGCAACCATGCGCACTATTGCCGCAAGTTCGGCTATCCCCATGCCTGGATCGAAGTCGACCGGCTCTCGCATCCTGCGCTGCGCGATTCCGCCAAGTACTCCGAGATGCTGCGACGCCTGCGCACGCTCGAAGAAGGCGATTGGCTGCTGTTCCTGGACGACCACTCCGTGATATTCCACCCCATGCCGGTCGAGACGCTGATGGCGGGGCGAAACCTGCTCGTGGTCGACGGGCCGGGTGGCCTGCCGCTTACCAACATGATGATCCTGCGAAACACGGCCGCGAATCGCGCCCTGCTTTACTCGCTGATCACCGCCGTTGGCAGCGTGCTCGCGCTGGTGTCGCCCTACCTGGACGAATCCACGCTTCTGCGGCCGGCCGGCATGCTCGAATGCAATGCACTGATCAATGACTGCTATGTCAACGTGTCCTGGCGGATCACCTCCTGGTTCAACGCCCGCATCTTCGTGGTGAACCTTGATGTCCTGCGCACACTTCAGCCCGACGGCCGCGTGACCCAGGACATGCTGCACGACATCAACTTGCAGCGCTTGCTGGTGCGCAGGGTGAATGCAGCGCTGATCGACGCAGAGCCCGTGCTGTTGCCGCCCGCATATCCCCCGATCTCGGAGGACGCGGTAACGAGCATCAACGAAGGCGCGCCGATCGCCTTCGTCACGCTCTACACCCACCACATCAACACCTACGCGCGGGTGTCGGAGCACAACGTGCGGCGCTATTGCGAGCGTCACGGCTATGCGTATCACGTCTACCGGGGCATTCCCGCGGAGCTGGATCCGGCGATCAATGGCACCTGGGTGAAGAGCTGGCTTGTCCGGCGTCACCTGCCGCAACATCAATGGGTCATCTGGATCGATGCGGACATCCTTTTCGTCAATCAGTCCAGGCGTGTCGATCCCCTGCTGGAAGGTCGCGAACTGCTGCTTGCAAAGGACATCGGCAACTGGGCTTTCAATGCGGGCGTGATGGGGTTCCGCAATACCGAGCGCAATGCCGGTCTGCTGACGTGCATCTGGGAGCGCATCACGACGGTGGACGACAAATCGACCGTCTACAGCAGCCAAGGCGACCAGTTCTACACGAACGAGGTGCTCCAGGAGCAGGGCTTGGTCGGTGAAGACTGCGTGCTCGACAACCTGAGCATCAACACGCCGCCTCAGCTGGCAACTGACGAAAGCCTGCTGGTTCACTTCGTGAACCTCGGCGAGCCCTACCGGTCCGTGTACATGGCCGACCTCGACGCGAGGTCACAGCGTCAGGGCTGA
- a CDS encoding class I SAM-dependent methyltransferase, with protein sequence MTDFLWQDRDKKEYVYPFNPRPECLDMLRRPPTVALDIGCGSGGVGHLLRQRYPGCELWGCEFDASAAQIARQHFDKVVERDVETVDFGAQGLKTPFDLVCLFDVLEHLVNPWQLLNSLNRTIAPDAQILVSLPNASNLPLLYDALRGHWRYTNWGLLDFTHLRFFTDFDARKMFYQTGFRVLDHRWNFLGPGRDILERHKGETFPSTLSLEGLTLQVQSVADLTRLCADQNLYLLSPHRGEFRDDTEREMASNSYPPTYAFGG encoded by the coding sequence GTGACCGATTTTCTCTGGCAAGACCGCGACAAGAAGGAATACGTCTACCCGTTCAATCCCAGACCCGAGTGCCTGGACATGCTCCGGCGCCCCCCCACCGTCGCACTCGATATCGGTTGTGGCTCCGGCGGCGTTGGGCATTTGCTGCGCCAGCGCTACCCCGGCTGCGAGCTCTGGGGGTGCGAATTCGATGCATCGGCCGCGCAGATCGCGCGCCAGCATTTCGACAAGGTCGTCGAGCGGGACGTGGAAACCGTCGATTTCGGTGCACAGGGGCTGAAAACCCCCTTCGACCTGGTGTGCCTGTTCGACGTGCTCGAACACCTGGTCAACCCCTGGCAGTTGCTGAACAGCCTGAATCGCACCATTGCGCCCGATGCGCAGATCCTGGTCAGCCTTCCCAATGCGTCGAATCTGCCGCTGCTGTACGACGCGCTCCGAGGGCACTGGCGCTATACCAACTGGGGCCTGCTCGACTTCACGCATCTGCGCTTCTTCACTGATTTTGACGCGCGCAAGATGTTCTACCAAACCGGCTTCCGCGTGCTCGATCATCGGTGGAACTTTCTGGGTCCCGGACGTGACATCCTCGAGCGCCACAAGGGCGAGACGTTCCCGTCGACGCTGTCGCTCGAGGGCCTGACATTGCAGGTGCAATCCGTGGCCGACCTGACCCGGCTGTGCGCCGACCAGAACCTCTACCTGCTCAGCCCTCACCGCGGCGAGTTCCGCGACGACACCGAGCGGGAGATGGCTTCAAACTCGTATCCGCCCACCTACGCCTTCGGCGGGTGA
- the lysS gene encoding lysine--tRNA ligase, which yields MSDHLTPPIPTPAAAAAAAPAVDDNKLIAERREKLKLLRTAQVEGKGVAFPNDFKPGHRAAALVAAHDAVEAEALEAQAISVSVAGRMMLKRVMGKASFATLQDATGRIQLYVTRDAVGEEAYAEFKRWDLGDILGAEGTLMKTKTGELSVKVTKLRLLTKSLRPLPGDFYGMADQEQKYRQRYVDLITDEAARVRFTARSKAVSALREFMVANDFLEVETPMLHPIPGGANAKPFKTHHNALDQEMFLRIAPELYLKRLIVGGFERVFEINRSYRNEGISVRHNPEFTMMEFYAAYWNYRDLMDFTETLIRTIADKAVGSQQLTYGGKPVDLSQPFERLTIREAILKHTDAGDGVDDTAWLINGLRKLGLSEEKDKLSQRSLASLQVMYFEETVEEKLWQPTFIMEHPTEISPLARANDERPEVTERFELYITGREFGNGFSELNDAEDQAARFNAQVAAKDSGDDEAMYYDHDFVRALEYGMPPTGGCGIGIDRLMMLLTDSPSIRDVILFPALRREL from the coding sequence ATGTCCGATCACCTGACCCCTCCCATTCCTACGCCCGCTGCAGCCGCTGCCGCAGCCCCCGCCGTCGACGACAACAAGCTCATTGCCGAACGCCGCGAAAAGCTCAAGCTGCTGCGCACCGCACAGGTCGAGGGCAAGGGCGTCGCGTTCCCCAACGACTTCAAGCCGGGCCATCGCGCCGCGGCGCTCGTCGCGGCGCACGATGCGGTCGAGGCCGAAGCGCTCGAGGCACAAGCCATTTCCGTCAGCGTGGCGGGCCGCATGATGCTCAAGCGCGTGATGGGCAAGGCCAGCTTCGCGACCCTGCAGGACGCCACCGGCCGCATCCAGCTCTACGTGACGCGCGACGCCGTCGGCGAAGAAGCCTACGCAGAGTTCAAGCGCTGGGACCTCGGCGACATCCTGGGTGCCGAAGGCACGCTGATGAAGACCAAGACCGGCGAACTGTCGGTCAAGGTGACGAAGCTGCGTCTTCTCACCAAGAGCCTGCGCCCGCTCCCTGGCGATTTCTACGGCATGGCCGACCAGGAGCAGAAGTACCGCCAGCGCTACGTCGACCTGATCACCGACGAGGCGGCCCGCGTGCGCTTCACCGCACGCAGCAAGGCCGTGAGCGCCCTGCGCGAATTCATGGTCGCCAACGACTTCCTCGAAGTCGAGACGCCCATGCTGCACCCGATTCCGGGCGGCGCGAACGCCAAGCCCTTCAAGACGCATCACAACGCGCTCGACCAGGAGATGTTCCTGCGCATCGCGCCCGAGCTGTACCTGAAGCGCCTGATCGTCGGCGGCTTCGAGCGCGTGTTCGAAATCAACCGGAGCTACCGCAACGAAGGCATCTCGGTGCGGCACAACCCCGAGTTCACGATGATGGAGTTCTACGCGGCCTACTGGAACTACCGCGACCTGATGGACTTCACCGAGACGCTGATCCGCACCATCGCCGACAAGGCCGTGGGCTCGCAGCAGCTGACGTACGGCGGCAAGCCCGTCGACCTGAGCCAGCCCTTCGAGCGGCTGACGATCCGCGAAGCGATCCTGAAGCACACCGACGCCGGCGATGGCGTGGACGACACCGCTTGGCTCATCAACGGCCTGCGCAAGCTCGGCCTGAGCGAAGAAAAAGACAAGCTTTCGCAGCGCAGCCTCGCGAGCCTGCAGGTGATGTATTTCGAAGAGACCGTTGAAGAGAAGCTTTGGCAGCCGACCTTCATCATGGAACACCCGACCGAGATCTCGCCGCTGGCACGCGCCAACGACGAGCGCCCCGAGGTCACCGAGCGCTTCGAGCTCTACATCACGGGCCGCGAATTCGGCAACGGCTTCAGCGAGCTGAACGATGCCGAAGACCAGGCCGCCCGCTTCAACGCGCAGGTGGCCGCCAAGGACAGCGGCGACGACGAAGCGATGTACTACGACCACGACTTCGTGCGCGCGCTCGAATACGGCATGCCGCCCACCGGCGGCTGCGGCATCGGCATCGACCGGCTGATGATGCTGCTGACCGATTCGCCGAGCATCCGCGACGTGATCCTGTTCCCGGCGCTTCGGCGGGAACTCTGA
- a CDS encoding LON peptidase substrate-binding domain-containing protein — protein sequence MTTQPLLHSLPLFPLGTVLFPGGLLPLRIFEVRYLDMVGKCRKADAPFGVVSLTSGSEVRKAGADAESFAAIGTLAVIREFESPQSGLLQIECIGTQRFRVRSTELQKHGLWVAEVEAVIEDIALEIPDDLKHTATALRRLVDTLEERRRAQGAKTVRLPIGEPYRFDDCGWVANRWCELVPMQLELRQRLMELDSPLMRLELVSDLLARTGIAE from the coding sequence ATGACGACACAGCCCCTTTTGCATTCACTGCCATTGTTCCCGCTCGGTACGGTTCTGTTCCCTGGCGGCCTGCTGCCTTTGCGCATCTTCGAGGTGCGTTATCTCGACATGGTCGGCAAATGCCGCAAGGCCGATGCGCCGTTCGGCGTGGTCAGCCTCACGAGCGGCAGCGAGGTCCGCAAGGCCGGCGCCGATGCGGAAAGCTTCGCTGCCATCGGCACGCTCGCCGTCATCCGCGAATTCGAATCGCCACAAAGCGGCCTCCTTCAGATCGAATGCATCGGCACGCAACGCTTTCGCGTTCGCAGCACCGAGTTGCAGAAGCACGGCCTGTGGGTCGCCGAGGTGGAAGCGGTGATCGAAGACATCGCGCTCGAAATCCCCGACGACCTCAAACACACGGCCACTGCACTGCGGCGCTTGGTCGACACGCTCGAAGAACGCCGTCGGGCCCAGGGCGCCAAGACGGTGCGGCTGCCCATCGGCGAGCCCTACCGGTTCGACGACTGCGGCTGGGTCGCGAACCGCTGGTGCGAGCTGGTGCCGATGCAGCTCGAACTGCGGCAACGGCTGATGGAGCTCGACAGTCCGCTGATGCGGCTCGAGCTGGTGAGTGATCTGCTCGCACGCACGGGCATCGCTGAATAG
- a CDS encoding YggT family protein, translating into MLYQIPSFLLDVIVGLLGGACLLRLYMQYHRVPFGNPLGRFIFAITDWIVLPLRRIVPSVKRWDLASLIAAWLLVLLKFLLLWLLIGNLGRIATLPLVSLVGLLQLAISGLTALLVVYAVLSWVPGASPMLLDLISRLAEPLVRPFRRFIPLIGGVDLSPLAAIVVLQVIAIVLSNLLVFAYQLTF; encoded by the coding sequence ATGCTCTACCAGATTCCTTCGTTCCTCCTCGACGTGATCGTCGGCCTGCTCGGCGGCGCCTGCCTGCTGCGCCTCTACATGCAGTACCACCGGGTGCCGTTCGGCAACCCGCTCGGCCGCTTCATCTTCGCGATCACCGACTGGATCGTGCTGCCGCTGCGGCGCATCGTGCCTTCGGTCAAGCGCTGGGACCTGGCGAGCCTGATCGCCGCCTGGCTGCTGGTGCTGCTGAAGTTCCTGCTGCTGTGGCTCCTGATCGGCAATCTCGGCCGCATCGCCACCTTGCCGCTGGTGTCGCTCGTGGGATTGCTGCAGCTCGCGATCTCGGGGCTGACCGCGCTCCTGGTGGTCTATGCCGTGCTGTCGTGGGTGCCGGGCGCGTCGCCGATGCTGCTAGACCTGATTTCCCGTCTGGCGGAACCGCTGGTCAGACCATTCCGGCGCTTCATCCCGCTGATCGGCGGCGTGGACCTGTCGCCCCTTGCCGCCATCGTGGTGCTGCAGGTAATTGCGATCGTGTTGAGCAATTTGCTGGTGTTTGCCTATCAACTGACTTTCTGA